The proteins below are encoded in one region of Coffea arabica cultivar ET-39 chromosome 4c, Coffea Arabica ET-39 HiFi, whole genome shotgun sequence:
- the LOC113739654 gene encoding 17.4 kDa class III heat shock protein: MSTVVEAINHLFNFPETLDKFMLNSSSRAGEGAGSVANDSRGGVGSLPAVDILDSPKAYVFYVDVPGLSKSDIQVTLEDENTLVIRSNGKRKREDGEEEGCKYIRLERSAPQKLSRKFRLPDNANASAISANCENGVLTVAVEKLPPPPKSKTVQVAIS, encoded by the exons ATGAGCACTGTGGTGGAAGCAATAAATCATCTTTTCAATTTCCCAGAAACCCTAGACAAATTCATGCTCAATTCGTCTTCCCGGGCAGGGGAAGGGGCTGGCAGTGTTGCCAATGACAGCAGGGGAGGAGTAGGTTCCCTCCCAGCAGTTGACATTCTTGATTCGCCCAAGGCTTACGTCTTCTACGTGGATGTTCCTGGCTTGTCCAAGTCTGACATTCAG GTGACTTTGGAAGATGAGAACACATTGGTGATCCGGAGTAATGGGAAGAGGAAGCGTGAAGATGGCGAAGAGGAAGGCTGCAAGTACATAAGGTTGGAGAGGAGTGCACCCCAGAAGTTGTCGAGGAAGTTCAGATTACCCGACAATGCTAATGCGTCTGCCATTTCTGCCAACTGTGAAAATGGGGTCTTGACCGTGGCTGTGGAGAAGCTGCCTCCTCCACCCAAGTCCAAGACCGTTCAAGTTGCTATTTCCTAG